In Porites lutea chromosome 7, jaPorLute2.1, whole genome shotgun sequence, a single window of DNA contains:
- the LOC140943911 gene encoding uncharacterized protein, with protein sequence MFVHGVKEERPLVLTLWQDETGRGLKEAVLKQCPSLPSYFILLFRGRKISDEHTLRKQGFTQDCNIHVHFSLYGGMEKEKDSTDKSRGERNKKAPDKWNKAQVKQWINEVCEECEIEEDDVSMLKTLSGAGLAHLTRQDFKERCPKQGDLIFTLWKKLLNKSTEEPGSDSAKSPPNSPRKGDVEHETNEATDVSPISVRPSPINSPRNMSPNDDKPVPVPILDSSEMSDMAPKGPFGAVENLDEHKKYFTVDEIANHSPKDGDVVSVKGICSSGTRNVGSAGTLLIRNDPVEGKTFLELKVDIRVCPGSSSLSKHVLASILNVKLGEQLFVRGRVQSPHERRKSMKKGFQILPFKIVVDSDHHAAFREDVKVKNAYLRQVSIPWPTECGVFPAEGSTQEPIFLNDSLESTFGILFCHPNEQPEKIRESAVALKNSLSGDIFVGVNSSGTAKGSPTSRDELIRNRDDLVRNVSGILPSVNEGVSICTSAAQAHELVEKKKDFVAAMYLLPKAQESVENLGETERISILYRIHVEKGTSVVSFAKPEHTRAFTRVGTETKQMVDYEDLFNRLESLANRNIPKKTATHINQEVDKASMYETSEKNYSMFKRVSFETENTEFKVIVGDPKKIIPKDYIKRYSASFLSTDGGDILFGIDEDRPTRFGYVVGVTMSLNDRKELLHESSEMICNLWPPVDSSQFFMKFIDVKCDAAKNLLKYPKTYVDKQEQCVTFTFENNSKVTKLLNLIKTKNIGQCAILRLQNNRFGLLVKDATKLNAEHLLSELENERGKSPYFNMDVASFEEVEPVLRDLCVVHLHLRASPYPIHLTSPFLTFCLDKQGIVAEMEPRELLERFSKRDYQYEPDKLLNAANGFEKENTSYVLICSPFCLPRKERDLYGLVVPEWALVFDFDQTPHQEGHLLNIYKPLHDRHQVERNLFVKTPLDRRMEINPINGVCWCAVRGYEDIDKTLSKEGHASWMMSHGHKVRAVIDQLVVHINPNQLVVVCLWDDGHEKLLPSVDMLLQHFFSCWGPTKALFVCSNSSTKSAVMSSLIYPLEKAGFGNKIKRDNIFVALPHEMARHIGAELPPPYRSEDAFRVPRKFFVKDGEPRTFPDTLPQTIRQAIKGHLQIMYYDTGSAFKLNPEDEDKVRVKFYSGSEINEAGLSNGIAIEREKLKELKKEMKSFLNDKRSHVCLTIVKAERGAGATTLCLQLLYEFHKNYVCAQLLEFHDSLAGNMEKINQHCRLPVILFVDSEMANLPEFGDFKNDAERRNLNLKLLIVESDLFYGQQQMSNKRKQPIPYIVGTAAYKTVELSRELTSDEAAQLVEQFLKVKAIYEEKEGELRKLKERVVKECSLRKFAFVSLTAFGRKFTGLPDYVEYRLAQANELQLQILEFLALIHVYTDFLFPVNALKRVAKKEVVLLERIFSNDDVRELLSPPSSAGKNVRRISFVEVADEVLKLQAKKRDMVYPLYLKDVALRLAKCALSDPRPSKRIDRITRRLYVTSEYGSEKFSPLVRCMREQDPDVARDMLHELSDIFEKGSGVWAHLLAHLAKYYMIQYEDFQRAIPLIEEAVHENKDDVLLHHIHGDLIRLHVQNLKEQEEFSLPQVIRYAIQSSHCFKTVKEKRPLMEHGYSSDALIRKVVMLAAVKSVGGIRFVDFLKDFLIKWRENKEATNLTLEDKYVLSLVPESFANLRAVPISEYKAKLKGSLLENLGDLDALKALSEELKEVMKGTNDEAWADKVVLKTLSLVYSLEFERKELNPEEADERIKHLEQLLTVADFDEESMKIWIRCVRLGSKVPSLKEVRKKMDRWLKATSRRSPNALFYNYVVAILEALNDPKDTEKMKKANECIKELVRKRNLSRSKGVSQDPSLPVEWLHPKDGRHINSLESLLNHEDLVKDYLKGTTPRQQKPAGKEIINKALFEKKITRWDGVVDEITSDWKGIISLKNHISVSFVPVNVHPHMPNEGEKVQFCLAFNWTGPCAWYVVSEPGVAKARKAVSLSSPFLPVNPEDDDSDSEVSDKGDDDGLLPMVSESLHTQTVLKRRSVLAENDQDYQWIRYRDKEMQGIIYKLFPDKGFGYIYHPDFEATLYFHIRQIVPPVDSLQSIKLYSVVSFTVGMTSKGERAMNIKTVVDEESISTQLKECREQLVREESTTHPPEATRRNVRTVPTTLDDLLESRQEGYICKLKCPPEHKSVHGWIRLEVIQEELFFQEFLSGIQKREIGNYRLEAKVQFTVDKNDKGFFAKNMYITEHPEAKQVQCKCGWEDAVGKGIQEGFIGFLKKQYGFITQDFPRKRNHTGIFFHESDLKGCTIRQLNIGDRVHFRVEQNDRGCVAKQIDVLTPVVQAVQQGNFPSTSASLGSRPFRERPNSDVRSFPSTSASVDPRMFQERPNPEVYGWSDRWFSGFNPNQMGFQPSISPGGRPPMRNSTLQGPFPEDYDGRPLWRRETRRK encoded by the exons ATGTTCGTACATGGCGTTAAGGAAGAGAGGCCACTTGTTTTGACACTATGGCAGGATGAAACAGGCCGTGGATTAAAAGAAGCAGTTCTCAAGCAATGTCCAAGTTTACCTTCCTACTTTATTCTACTGTTTCGAGGTCGAAAG ATTTCGGACGAACATACACTCAGGAAACAAGGGTTCACACAAGATTGCAACATCCATGTCCATTTTAGTTTGTACGGAG GAATGGAGAAAGAAAAGGATTCAACAGATAAAAGTAGgggagaaagaaacaaaaaag CTCCGGACAAGTGGAATAAGGCTCAAGTAAAGCAGTGGATTAATGAAGTTTGTGAAGAATGTGAGATTGAAGAAGATGATGTTTCTATGCTAAAGACACTCTCAGGCGCCGGACTCGCCCATTTGACACGACAGGACTTTAAGGAAAGGTGCCCTAAACAAGGCGATCTAATCTTCACCCTGTGGAAGAAGTTACTTAACAAATCAACAGAGGAACCTGGAAGCGACAGCGCGAAAAGCCCGCCCAACTCACCAAGAAAAG gAGATGTGGAACACGAGACAAACGAAGCTACAGACGTTTCACCCATTAGTGTGAGACCCTCGCCGATAAATTCTCCGAGGAACATGTCTCCAAATGACGACAAACCTGTTCCAGTGCCGATTCTAGACAGTTCGGAAATGAG tgaCATGGCTCCCAAAGGCCCATTTGGAGCTGTTGAAAATCTCGACGAACATAAAAAATACTTTACAGTTGACGAAATTGCGAATCATTCCCCAAAGGATGGCGATGTGGTTTCTGTAAAGGGAATTTGTTCCTCAGGAACACGCAACGTTGGCAGTGCAGGAACTCTCCTGATAAGAAATGACCCTGTAGAAGGGAAGACATTTTTAGAACTCAAGGTGGACATAAGAGTTTGTCCTGGTTCTTCGAGTTTGTCTAAGCACGTACTCGCTTCAATTTTAAATGTGAAACTGGGTGAGCAGTTATTTGTGAGAGGAAGAGTACAGAGCCCACACGAACGTCGTAAGTCTATGAAGAAGGGGTTTCAAATACTTCCATTTAAAATTGTCGTGGATTCTGATCATCACGCAGCATTTAGAGAGGACGTCAAAGTGAAAAATGCGTATTTACGACAGGTATCCATTCCATGGCCAACCGAATGTGGCGTTTTTCCTGCAGAAGGGTCTACGCAAGAGCCTATTTTTCTAAATGATTCTTTGGAGAGCACGTTtggaattttgttttgtcaccCGAATGAACAGCCAGAGAAAATAAGAGAGAGTGCTGTTGCGTTAAAAAATAGCTTGAGTGGGGACATTTTTGTTGGCGTTAACAGTAGTGGAACTGCCAAAGGCTCACCAACGTCTCGAGATGAATTAATTCGGAATAGGGATGACCTGGTTAGAAATGTGAGTGGAATATTGCCAAGTGTCAATGAAGGTGTTTCCATTTGTACAAGTGCGGCACAGGCACATGAGCTTgtcgagaaaaagaaagacttcGTTGCTGCCATGTATCTGCTGCCCAAAGCTCAAGAATCCGTAGAGAATCTGGGAGAAACAGAGAGAATTTCGATTTTATATCGCATTCACGTGGAAAAAGGGACGTCAGTAGTAAGTTTCGCAAAACCAGAACATACTCGCGCCTTCACACGCGTGGGCACGGAAACGAAACAGATGGTAGATTATGAAGACCTATTCAATCGCCTCGAGTCACTTGCAAACCGAAATATCCCGAAGAAGACAGCGACGCATATCAACCAGGAAGTGGATAAAGCATCCATGTACGAGACAAGTGAAAAGAATTACAGCATGTTCAAAAGAGTCAGCTTTGAAACAGAGAACACTGAATTTAAAGTTATTGTAGGCGATCCCAAAAAGATCATCCCGAAAGATTACATCAAGAGATACTCTGCATCGTTTCTTAGCACTGACGGGGGTGATATACTTTTTGGAATAGATGAAGATCGCCCGACAAGGTTTGGCTATGTTGTAGGAGTAACAATGTCGCTGAATGACCGTAAAGAACTGTTACATGAAAGCAGTGAGATGATCTGCAACTTATGGCCTCCGGTCGACAGTAGTCAGTTCTTCATGAAATTCATCGATGTGAAATGCGACGCTGCTAAGAATTTGTTAAAGTATCCAAAGACGTATGTTGACAAACAAGAACAGTGTGTGAcatttacttttgaaaacaactcaAAAGTGACTAAGCTCCTCAAcctgataaaaacaaaaaacattggtCAGTGTGCAATTCTACGACTACAAAACAACCGCTTTGGTCTCTTGGTTAAAGATGCCACGAAATTAAACGCGGAACACCTTCTTTCCGAGTTGGAGAATGAAAGAGGAAAATCACCGTATTTCAACATGGATGTTGCATCTTTTGAAGAAGTTGAACCTGTGCTGAGAGATTTGTGTGTTGTTCATCTCCATCTGAGAGCATCGCCTTATCCTATTCACCTCACTAGCCCTTTCCTCACATTTTGCTTAGATAAGCAAGGGATTGTTGCTGAAATGGAACCCAGGGAACTTCTCGAGCGTTTCTCAAAAAGAGATTATCAATATGAGCCTGATAAACTCTTGAATGCTGCAAACGGATTCGAGAAAGAAAACACTTCGTACGTGTTAATTTGTTCACCGTTTTGCCTtccaagaaaagaaagagatttGTATGGTTTAGTGGTCCCAGAATGGGCACTGGTATTTGACTTCGATCAAACCCCACACCAGGAAGGCCATCTTTTAAATATCTATAAGCCTCTCCATGATAGACACCAAGTGGAGAGAAATCTTTTTGTCAAAACACCTCTTGACAGAAGGATGGAGATAAATCCGATAAATGGTGTGTGTTGGTGTGCAGTGAGAGGCTACGAAGACATAGACAAGACGCTTTCCAAAGAAGGACATGCGTCGTGGATGATGTCTCATGGTCACAAAGTGAGAGCAGTCATTGACCAGCTTGTTGTTCACATAAATCCAAACCAGTTGGTTGTTGTTTGTCTGTGGGATGACGGGCATGAAAAACTGTTGCCTTCTGTTGACATGCTTTTGCAACactttttctcttgctggggaCCTACAAAGGCGTTATTTGTTTGTTCCAATTCTTCCACGAAATCTGCAGTGATGTCCTCCCTCATATACCCACTGGAAAAGGCCGGATTTGGTAACAAAATCAAACGTGACAACATTTTTGTTGCACTACCTCATGAAATGGCGCGTCATATAGGGGCAGAACTCCCTCCACCTTACCGTTCAGAGGATGCGTTCCGAGTCCCAAGGAAATTCTTCGTTAAAGACGGGGAGCCGAGAACATTTCCAGACACGTTACCTCAGACTATACGACAAGCGATTAAAGGCCATTTGCAGATAATGTACTACGACACTGGAAGTGCTTTCAAATTAAATCCAGAAGATGAGGACAAAGTCagagtaaaattttactctGGATCTGAAATCAATGAGGCCGGCCTTTCTAACGGAATCGCCATTGAGCGAGAAAAGTTGAAAGAACTCAAGAAAGAAATGAAGTCTTTTCTCAACGACAAAAGATCGCACGTTTGTCTGACTATAGTTAAGGCTGAAAGAGGAGCTGGTGCAACAACTTTGTGCTTGCAACTATTGTATGAGTTCCACAAAAACTATGTGTGTGCTCAATTGCTCGAATTTCATGACAGTCTTGCTGGCAATATGGAGAAGATTAATCAACATTGTCGACTTCCCGTCATTCTCTTTGTTGACAGTGAGATGGCTAATCTCCCAGAGTTCGGTGACTTTAAAAACGATGCAGAAAGGCGAAATTTAAACCTTAAATTGCTTATTGTTGAATCTGACCTTTTTTATGGTCAACAACAGATGTCGAACAAGAGAAAGCAACCCATCCCATATATTGTTGGGACGGCAGCCTACAAGACCGTCGAATTAAGCCGCGAACTTACTTCCGATGAAGCAGCACAGTTAGTTGAACAATTTCTGAAAGTAAAGGCTATTTATGAAGAGAAAGAAGGCGAGCTTAGAAAGCTCAAAGAACGAGTAGTAAAAGAGTGTTCCTTACGGAAATTTGCATTTGTGAGCCTTACGGCGTTTGGTAGGAAGTTTACAGGGCTACCAGACTACGTGGAATATCGTTTGGCCCAAGCAAATGAGTTGCAACTCCAAATTTTAGAGTTTCTGGCTCTAATTCACGTATATACGGATTTTCTGTTTCCCGTGAATGCCTTGAAAAGAGTAGCGAAAAAGGAAGTTGTTTTGTTGGAAAGAATTTTTAGCAACGATGACGTAAGAGAGCTGTTAAGTCCTCCATCTTCAGCAGGAAAAAATGTCAGAAGAATTTCTTTCGTTGAGGTGGCAGACGAGGTACTTAAGCTGCAAGCAAAAAAGCGCGATATGGTGTACCCTCTTTATCTGAAAGATGTTGCGCTTCGCCTGGCAAAATGTGCTCTCTCAGACCCAAGACCCAGCAAAAGAATTGATCGCATTACCAGACGATTGTATGTCACCAGTGAATATGGAAGTGAGAAGTTTTCCCCACTCGTGCGGTGCATGAGAGAACAAGATCCGGATGTGGCTCGTGACATGTTGCACGAGCTAAGTGACATATTTGAGAAAGGTTCGGGAGTGTGGGCTCATCTTTTGGCACACTTGGCGAAATACTATATGATCCAGTATGAGGATTTTCAGAGAGCAATTCCGCTCATTGAAGAAGCTGTGCATGAAAACAAAGACGACGTCCTTCTTCATCATATTCATGGCGATTTAATTCGTCTTCACGTGCAAAACCTGAAAGAACAGGAAGAATTCTCTTTGCCTCAAGTTATCCGTTATGCCATTCAGAGCAGCCATTGTTTTAAAACCGTAAAAGAGAAAAGGCCGCTGATGGAGCACGGTTATTCCTCTGACGCATTGATTAGAAAGGTTGTCATGTTGGCTGCTGTTAAATCAGTTGGTGGTATTCGTTTCGTCGATTTTCTGAAAGACTTCTTAATTAAGtggagagaaaataaagaagCGACAAACCTCACTCTAGAAGACAAATATGTACTCTCTTTAGTGCCAGAGTCTTTTGCTAATCTTCGAGCAGTGCCCATTAGTGAgtacaaagcaaaattaaaaggTAGTTTGTTGGAAAATTTGGGCGATCTTGATGCCTTAAAAGCACTAAGCGAAGAACTGAAAGAAGTGATGAAAGGTACTAACGATGAGGCCTGGGCTGATAAGGTCGTCCTCAAAACATTGTCTTTGGTTTACTCCCTGgagtttgaaagaaaagaacTAAATCCTGAAGAAGCCGACGAAAGAATAAAACACCTCGAACAACTGTTAACAGTGGCTGATTTTGACGAGGAGTCCATGAAAATTTGGATTCGATGTGTAAGGCTAGGCTCCAAAGTTCCCAGTTTAAAAGAAGTTCGGAAAAAAATGGACAGATGGCTAAAGGCGACTAGCAGAAGATCACCAAACGCTCTATTTTACAA TTACGTTGTAGCTATTTTGGAGGCCCTTAATGACCCTAAAGACActgagaaaatgaagaaagcaAACGAATGTATTAAGGAGTTGGTACGGAAGAGAAATCTGTCAAGATCAAAAGGGGTTTCGCAGGATCCATCTCTCCCAGTAGAATGGCTTCATCCAAAAGACGGCCGGCACATTAACTCTTTGGAATCCTTGCTTAATCATGAGGATTTGGTGAAGGATTACTTGAAAGGGACAACACCTCGACAGCAAAAGCCTGCTGGCAAGGAAATAATCAACAAAGCgttatttgaaaagaaaataaccagGTGGGACGGAGTGGTGGATGAAATAACATCTGATTGGAAAGGAATCATCAGCTTAAAAAATCACATTAGTGTGTCATTTGTACCCGTTAATGTTCACCCCCATATGCCAAATGAAGGAGAGAAAGTACAGTTCTGCCTTGCATTTAACTGGACTGGTCCATGTGCCTGGTACGTCGTATCGGAGCCAGGAGTTGCCAAAGCCCGGAAAGCAGTTTCGCTTTCTTCACCTTTCTTACCGGTAAATCCAGAAGACGATGATTCTGACAGTGAAGTAAGTGATAAGGGTGATGATGATGGTCTACTACCTATGGTGAGTGAATCTCTTCACACACAAACTGTATTGAAGCGAAGGAGCGTATTAGCCGAGAACGATCAAGATTACCAGTGGATCCGATATCGGGACAAAGAAATGCAGGGGATTATTTATAAACTCTTTCCCGACAAAGGATTTGGGTACATCTATCATCCTGACTTTGAGGCGACACTCTACTTCCATATAAGACAAATTGTTCCCCCAGTCGACAGTCTGCAATCAATAAAGCTGTATTCTGTGGTCTCGTTTACCGTTGGAATGACTTCAAAAGGAGAACGAGCGATGAACATTAAAACAGTGGTG GATGAGGAAAGTATCAGTACACAGCTAAAAGAGTGCCGTGAACAACTTGTTAGAGAGGAAAGCACGACTCATCCACCCGAAGCTACTCGACG GAACGTAAGAACAGTGCCAACTACATTGGACGACCTTTTGGAAAGTCGTCAAGAAGGTTATATTTGCAAACTGAAGTGTCCCCCCGAGCACAAATCAGTTCATGGGTGGATCAGACTGGAGGTGATTCAAGAAGAGCTGTTTTTTCAAGAATTCTTGTCTGGTATACAAAAGAGAGAGATTGGTAACTATCGCCTGGAAGCAAAAGTTCAGTTCACTGTGGATAAAAATGACAAGGGTTTCTTTGCAAAAAACATGTACATCACTGAG CACCCCGAGGCAAAGCAAGTCCAATGCAAGTGTGGTTGGGAAGATGCAGTTGGAAAGGGAATACAAGAAGGCTTTATTGGCTTTCTTAAAAAGCAATATGGTTTCATTACTCAGGATTTTCCCAGAAAAAGGAACCATACAGGAATTTTCTTTCACGAGTCGGACCTTAAGGGTTGCACGATCAGGCAGTTAAACATCGGAGACAGAGTGCACTTTCGTGTTGAACAGAACGACAGAGGGTGTGTTGCGAAACAAATTGACGTGTTGACTCCAGTTGTCCAGGCAGTTCAACAG GGAAACTTTCCCTCCACTTCAGCTTCACTTGGTTCACGCCCGTTTCGAGAAAGACCTAACTCAGACGTA AGAAGCTTTCCTTCCACTTCAGCTTCAGTTGATCCACGCATGTTTCAAGAAAGACCCAACCCAGAAGTGTATGGATGGTCGGATCGATGGTTTTCTGGATTCAATCCAAACCAAATGGGGTTTCAGCCTTCCATCTCTCCCGGAGGTAGACCTCCAATGAGAAATTCAAC